The proteins below come from a single Pseudarthrobacter sp. SSS035 genomic window:
- a CDS encoding efflux RND transporter permease subunit, translating to MFRLAQLSLANRALIALITVFATVFGVITMSSLKQELIPSIEFPQITVLSAMPGASPEVVDKQVSAPLETALNGVEGLESTSSTSRNGVSQISMVFTYGTNLDRARNQIDRAISNAKRSLPEDVQPQAIAGSISDFPIVFLAVSSDKPLSELNADLARLSVPRLQKIDGVRGADVTGGATQHIEILPRPEAMAATGTTIESIRNALSNNGALIPAGTIQEQGKTLSLQIGSPVDSLDAIKALPVGGAKDAATIGTVTDVSLRDDERTSITRTNGQETLAVSVTKKPEGDTVGISHAVNDSLAALEAELGSNAKFTAVFDQAPFIEKSIKDLTTEGLLGLGFAVAVILVFLMSARSTLVTAVSIPLSLLITFIGLSATGYSLNILTLGALTIAIGRVVDDSIVVIENIKRHLSYGEEKVPAILTAIREVAGAITASTLTTVAVFLPIAFVGELAGELFRPFALTVTMALLASLVVSLTIVPVLAYWFLKSPAGSAAGSAAAGSPAAREAAARATAAARTQAQEAEQKSRLQRAYLPVLSKTQKHPVLTLVAAVLVLGATAAMTPLLSTNLLGDSGQNSMTVRQVMPAGTSLADTSAAAIKVEDVLRGIEGVKNVQLTSGNAQAGFAALTSSGAANSTFTVVTDEKAKQAKLQETVRTEVGKVAGSGKITVGTQGGGFGTSSTVDITIKAATSEDLRTASDAMVQAMTGVPETSEVTTNLAASQPVVQVKVDRAKTAAGGLNEEQVAGVLAATVSPIPAGTVRIDTNDFPVQIGKGTRFTSIDAVRNIALPASGAPVTLGSIASVEQVDVPVSITASNGQRTAKVSVTPSGSNLGAVNAEVQKRLTEVSLPAGVTAELGGATTQQAESFQQLGLALLAAIAIVYVIMVATFKSLIQPLILLVSVPFAATGAVALLLATGVPLGLPSLIGMLMLVGIVVTNAIVLIDLINQYRQPRDGRGGMSVADAITHGARQRLRPILMTALATVFALTPMALGLTGGGGFISQPLAVVVIGGLVSSTALTLVLVPVLYRLVEGRRETKALLHAMQQRPEFAEADDVDAEFRDWTTGMVPRVSGRRAAPGDPQ from the coding sequence ATGTTCCGGCTGGCACAACTTTCATTGGCAAACCGGGCGCTGATCGCGCTGATCACCGTCTTCGCGACGGTGTTCGGCGTGATCACCATGTCATCGCTGAAACAGGAACTCATCCCCTCCATTGAGTTCCCGCAGATCACGGTCCTCTCCGCCATGCCCGGCGCGTCGCCCGAGGTGGTGGACAAGCAGGTCAGCGCACCGCTGGAAACCGCCCTGAACGGCGTCGAAGGCCTGGAGTCCACCTCCTCGACGTCACGCAACGGCGTCTCGCAGATCTCCATGGTGTTCACCTACGGGACAAACCTCGACCGCGCCCGGAACCAGATCGACCGGGCCATCTCCAACGCCAAGCGCTCCCTGCCGGAGGACGTGCAGCCGCAGGCCATCGCGGGCAGCATCAGCGACTTCCCCATCGTGTTCCTGGCAGTGTCCTCGGACAAGCCCCTCAGCGAACTGAACGCCGACCTGGCACGCCTCTCCGTTCCCCGGCTCCAGAAGATCGACGGCGTCCGGGGAGCCGACGTGACCGGCGGCGCCACCCAGCACATCGAGATCCTCCCCCGGCCCGAGGCGATGGCCGCCACGGGCACCACGATCGAGTCCATCCGGAACGCCCTCTCCAACAACGGCGCGCTGATCCCGGCCGGGACCATCCAGGAGCAGGGCAAGACGCTATCCCTCCAGATCGGCAGCCCGGTGGATTCCCTGGATGCCATCAAGGCGCTACCCGTGGGCGGAGCCAAGGATGCCGCGACGATCGGCACGGTGACCGACGTTAGCCTGCGGGATGACGAACGGACCTCCATCACGCGGACCAACGGCCAGGAAACGCTGGCGGTGTCCGTGACCAAGAAGCCCGAGGGCGACACCGTGGGAATCTCCCACGCCGTGAACGACTCGTTGGCGGCCCTTGAGGCTGAGCTGGGGTCCAACGCAAAGTTCACCGCCGTGTTCGACCAGGCCCCGTTCATCGAGAAGTCCATCAAGGACCTCACCACCGAGGGCCTGCTCGGGCTGGGCTTCGCTGTCGCCGTCATCCTTGTTTTCCTGATGTCAGCCCGCTCCACCCTTGTTACCGCGGTCTCGATTCCGCTGTCGCTGCTGATCACGTTCATTGGCCTGTCCGCGACAGGCTATTCACTGAACATCCTGACCCTGGGCGCGCTGACCATTGCGATCGGCCGGGTGGTGGACGACTCGATTGTGGTGATCGAAAACATCAAACGCCACCTCAGCTACGGGGAGGAGAAAGTCCCCGCGATCCTCACCGCAATCCGGGAGGTTGCCGGCGCAATCACCGCCTCCACCTTGACCACCGTGGCGGTCTTCCTGCCCATTGCCTTCGTGGGCGAGCTCGCCGGCGAACTCTTCCGGCCCTTCGCCCTGACAGTCACCATGGCGCTGCTGGCGTCCCTGGTGGTATCGCTGACCATCGTTCCGGTCCTGGCCTACTGGTTCCTCAAGAGCCCTGCCGGTTCCGCCGCCGGTTCGGCCGCTGCAGGTTCGCCCGCTGCCCGCGAAGCTGCCGCCCGTGCCACTGCCGCCGCCCGTACCCAGGCACAGGAAGCCGAACAGAAAAGCCGGCTGCAACGTGCCTACCTGCCCGTCCTCAGCAAGACCCAGAAGCACCCGGTGCTGACCCTGGTCGCCGCCGTTCTGGTGCTCGGCGCCACGGCCGCCATGACGCCGCTGCTTTCGACCAACCTACTGGGCGATTCCGGCCAGAACAGCATGACTGTCCGCCAGGTGATGCCCGCGGGGACAAGCCTGGCCGACACCAGCGCAGCCGCCATCAAGGTCGAGGACGTCCTGCGGGGCATCGAGGGTGTCAAGAATGTCCAGCTCACCTCCGGAAACGCGCAGGCAGGTTTTGCCGCCCTGACGTCTTCCGGAGCCGCCAACTCCACGTTCACGGTGGTGACGGATGAAAAGGCCAAGCAGGCAAAGCTCCAGGAAACCGTCCGGACCGAAGTGGGCAAGGTAGCCGGTTCCGGGAAAATTACCGTCGGCACGCAGGGGGGTGGCTTCGGGACATCCTCCACGGTGGACATCACCATCAAGGCGGCAACGTCCGAGGACCTCCGGACGGCCAGTGACGCCATGGTTCAGGCCATGACCGGCGTGCCGGAGACCAGCGAGGTGACAACCAACCTCGCGGCCAGCCAGCCGGTAGTCCAGGTCAAGGTTGACCGGGCCAAGACCGCGGCAGGCGGGCTCAACGAGGAACAGGTAGCCGGCGTCCTGGCTGCCACCGTCAGCCCCATCCCCGCCGGTACGGTCCGGATCGACACCAACGATTTTCCGGTCCAGATCGGCAAGGGCACCCGGTTCACCAGCATCGACGCGGTGCGCAACATCGCACTCCCTGCATCCGGCGCCCCTGTCACCCTGGGCAGCATTGCGTCCGTGGAACAGGTGGACGTGCCGGTCTCCATTACCGCCAGCAACGGCCAGCGGACCGCCAAAGTGTCAGTCACGCCGTCGGGCTCCAACCTTGGTGCGGTGAACGCGGAGGTGCAGAAGCGCCTCACGGAGGTCAGCCTCCCCGCTGGCGTCACCGCGGAACTCGGCGGCGCCACCACCCAGCAGGCCGAGTCCTTCCAGCAGCTGGGCCTGGCGCTCCTCGCGGCGATCGCGATTGTCTACGTCATTATGGTGGCCACGTTCAAGTCGCTGATCCAGCCCCTGATCCTGCTGGTATCCGTCCCGTTCGCCGCGACAGGCGCCGTCGCGCTGCTGCTGGCCACGGGTGTTCCGCTGGGCCTGCCGTCCCTGATCGGCATGCTGATGCTGGTGGGGATTGTGGTGACCAACGCCATTGTGCTCATCGACCTCATCAACCAGTACAGGCAGCCACGGGACGGCCGCGGCGGGATGAGCGTGGCGGACGCAATCACCCATGGCGCCAGGCAGCGGCTCCGCCCCATCCTGATGACCGCGCTGGCCACCGTTTTCGCCCTGACACCCATGGCGCTTGGCCTGACCGGGGGCGGTGGCTTCATTTCGCAGCCGCTGGCCGTGGTGGTGATCGGCGGCCTGGTTTCTTCCACGGCGCTGACCCTGGTGCTGGTTCCCGTGCTGTACCGGCTCGTGGAGGGGCGGCGGGAAACAAAAGCGCTGCTCCATGCCATGCAGCAGCGCCCGGAGTTTGCGGAAGCGGACGACGTCGATGCCGAGTTCCGCGACTGGACCACCGGTATGGTGCCCCGCGTCAGCGGCCGCCGCGCCGCTCCGGGCGACCCCCAGTAA
- a CDS encoding malate:quinone oxidoreductase — MTFISKTQHADVVLIGGGIMSATLGAFIKQLEPNWTISLFERLDQPGLESSDPWNNAGTGHAALCELNYSPAAKDGSVNPAKALLINEQFQLSRQFWSHLVEESLIGSPKGFINTVPHMSFVIGEDNTKFLKTRYEALKPHTLFRSMEYAEDHAQIAKWAPLIVRGRDAKQRIAATRATEGTDVDFGALTRELTTYLGNNGVEINYGHDVSGISKASDGGWDLSIKHPASGEHGKIHAKFVFVGAGGGALHLLQASGIPESKGFGGFPVSGQFFRCTDEKLAAQHSAKVYGQASVGAPPMSVPHLDTRYVDGKRSLLFGPYAGFSTNFLKNGSYLDLPLSIRPSNIIPMLAVAKDNMDLTAYLVKEVAKRHGDKVEALREYYPEAKDGDWELITAGQRVQIIKKDPKRGGVLQFGTEVIAGRDGTIGALLGASPGASTAVPIMIELLQKSFPKDFKGWQGKLKDMMPGYGVKLDENPDLAAELETATAKALQLESISANH, encoded by the coding sequence GTGACCTTCATATCCAAGACCCAACATGCCGACGTCGTACTGATTGGCGGCGGCATCATGAGCGCCACGCTCGGGGCATTCATCAAGCAGCTTGAACCGAACTGGACTATCTCCCTGTTCGAACGTCTGGACCAGCCCGGGCTGGAAAGCTCCGACCCCTGGAACAATGCAGGAACGGGCCATGCCGCCCTGTGCGAGCTGAACTACTCCCCCGCAGCCAAAGACGGCTCGGTGAACCCGGCCAAGGCCCTGCTCATCAACGAACAGTTCCAGCTGTCCCGCCAGTTCTGGTCCCATCTTGTGGAGGAATCCCTGATCGGCTCGCCGAAGGGCTTCATCAACACCGTTCCGCACATGAGCTTTGTCATCGGCGAGGACAACACCAAATTCCTCAAGACCCGCTACGAAGCGCTCAAGCCCCACACGCTGTTCCGCAGCATGGAGTACGCCGAGGACCACGCTCAGATCGCCAAATGGGCGCCGCTGATCGTCAGAGGCCGCGACGCCAAGCAGCGCATCGCCGCCACGCGGGCCACCGAGGGGACTGACGTCGACTTCGGGGCACTGACCCGTGAGCTCACCACCTACCTCGGGAACAACGGCGTCGAAATCAACTACGGCCATGACGTCAGCGGCATCTCCAAGGCGTCCGACGGCGGCTGGGACCTTTCGATCAAGCACCCGGCTTCCGGGGAACACGGCAAGATCCACGCCAAGTTTGTGTTTGTAGGCGCCGGCGGCGGCGCCCTGCATCTCCTCCAGGCCTCCGGCATCCCGGAGAGCAAGGGCTTCGGCGGCTTCCCCGTGTCCGGCCAGTTCTTCCGCTGCACCGACGAGAAACTCGCCGCCCAGCACAGCGCCAAGGTCTATGGCCAGGCTTCGGTGGGCGCGCCGCCCATGTCAGTCCCGCACCTTGACACCCGGTATGTCGACGGGAAGCGTTCGCTCCTGTTCGGCCCCTATGCCGGCTTCTCCACCAATTTCCTGAAAAACGGCTCGTACCTTGACCTGCCGCTGTCCATCCGTCCCAGCAACATCATCCCGATGCTGGCAGTCGCCAAGGACAACATGGACCTCACCGCGTACCTCGTCAAGGAAGTTGCCAAGCGCCACGGGGACAAGGTGGAAGCGCTGCGCGAGTACTACCCCGAAGCCAAGGACGGCGATTGGGAGTTGATCACCGCCGGCCAGCGTGTGCAGATCATCAAAAAGGACCCGAAGCGCGGCGGCGTGCTGCAGTTCGGCACGGAAGTCATCGCCGGACGCGACGGCACCATCGGAGCGCTTTTGGGTGCGTCGCCCGGCGCTTCCACAGCGGTGCCCATCATGATTGAGCTGCTGCAAAAGTCCTTCCCCAAGGACTTCAAGGGCTGGCAGGGCAAGCTCAAAGACATGATGCCGGGCTACGGCGTGAAGCTGGATGAGAATCCGGATCTGGCTGCCGAGCTCGAGACGGCAACGGCCAAGGCATTGCAGCTGGAGAGCATCTCCGCCAACCACTGA
- a CDS encoding ABC transporter substrate-binding protein translates to MALGLTSCTGNPPPSPSATSPSTAPAGAEPTETFTFGTASQPLGLDPALSSDVESYRITRQILEGLVGVDQTTGKPTPLLATEWSEENEGRSYTFRLRSGVSFQDGTPFNADAVCANFNRWFAFSSELRRQAPGSSFKSVFKAHSDDAVLSIFKSCTALSADTVRIDLTQRFTAFLQALTLPAFAIASPAALTAGTADVLDQTRGGNPVSRFATNPVGTGPFSLDAWDEASVRLISHKNYWGDRGQISTINFVTYDHPQTRLQALLDGKIDGYDAVTVGNFDQLVKRGMQIVQRDPFSVMYLGINQEIPVLQNEKVRQAIELAIDKETLIRKFFIDNTAKASQFVPPKISGFNNDAPALGHDPVKAKAYLTEAGYTGEELRFYYPLNATRPYLPTPEKIYAEISRQLTAVGFNIKPVPVDWSEGYLQKVQSPGDHGLHLLGWNGAYADADNFVGPLFGEKNGEFGYQDPQVFSKINRARGLPAGKERDEQYHTINAQIAATVPAVPIAFPISALALSDRVSSYPASPVLSEVFTKVQLKP, encoded by the coding sequence ATGGCGTTAGGCCTGACCTCCTGTACCGGCAACCCACCGCCTTCGCCCTCGGCAACGTCTCCTTCGACGGCGCCCGCCGGCGCTGAACCCACCGAAACGTTCACGTTCGGCACGGCGTCCCAGCCCCTCGGCCTGGACCCCGCGCTCTCGAGCGATGTGGAAAGCTACCGGATCACCCGGCAGATCCTCGAAGGCCTGGTGGGTGTGGACCAGACCACGGGCAAGCCCACGCCGCTGCTGGCAACGGAATGGTCCGAGGAAAACGAAGGCCGCTCGTACACGTTCAGACTCCGCAGCGGCGTCTCGTTCCAGGACGGCACGCCCTTCAACGCCGACGCCGTATGTGCCAACTTCAACCGCTGGTTCGCCTTCTCGTCGGAACTGCGGCGGCAGGCGCCGGGAAGCTCGTTCAAGAGCGTGTTCAAGGCACATTCCGACGACGCTGTGCTCTCCATTTTCAAGAGCTGCACGGCCCTTTCCGCTGACACTGTCCGGATCGACCTGACCCAGCGCTTCACCGCGTTCCTCCAGGCGCTCACCCTGCCGGCGTTCGCCATCGCATCCCCGGCCGCCCTGACAGCGGGCACGGCGGATGTCCTGGATCAGACCCGGGGCGGAAACCCGGTCTCCCGGTTCGCTACCAACCCCGTCGGCACAGGACCGTTCAGCCTGGACGCCTGGGACGAGGCAAGTGTCCGGCTCATCAGCCACAAAAACTACTGGGGTGACCGCGGGCAGATCTCCACCATTAATTTCGTCACGTACGACCACCCCCAGACGCGGCTTCAGGCCCTCCTGGACGGCAAGATCGACGGCTACGACGCCGTCACGGTGGGCAACTTCGATCAGCTGGTCAAGCGGGGCATGCAGATCGTCCAGCGTGATCCTTTCTCGGTGATGTACCTGGGCATCAACCAGGAAATTCCGGTCCTGCAGAACGAAAAAGTGCGGCAGGCCATTGAGCTGGCCATCGATAAGGAAACCCTGATCCGCAAGTTCTTCATCGACAACACCGCCAAGGCCTCACAGTTCGTTCCTCCGAAGATCAGCGGTTTCAATAACGACGCTCCCGCGCTGGGCCACGATCCTGTCAAGGCCAAGGCCTATCTGACCGAGGCCGGCTACACCGGGGAAGAGCTCAGGTTCTACTATCCGCTTAACGCCACGCGCCCGTATCTGCCCACGCCGGAGAAAATCTACGCCGAAATCAGCAGGCAACTGACCGCCGTCGGCTTCAACATCAAACCCGTCCCGGTGGACTGGTCCGAAGGCTATCTCCAGAAAGTGCAGTCACCCGGAGACCACGGGCTCCACCTGCTCGGCTGGAATGGCGCGTATGCCGATGCCGATAACTTTGTGGGCCCGCTGTTCGGCGAAAAGAACGGCGAATTCGGCTACCAGGACCCGCAGGTCTTCTCCAAGATCAACCGTGCCCGCGGCCTCCCTGCCGGCAAGGAACGCGACGAGCAGTACCACACCATCAACGCCCAGATCGCGGCCACTGTGCCGGCGGTTCCCATCGCCTTCCCCATCTCGGCACTCGCACTCTCGGACCGCGTCAGCAGCTACCCGGCGTCCCCGGTACTGAGTGAAGTTTTCACAAAGGTACAGCTAAAGCCTTGA
- a CDS encoding fasciclin domain-containing protein produces the protein MQSFKRTSLTVAGVAAAALLSLTACGGTATTTPSSSAPAAAPSATKMAPSPSASAKAMDPAANLVGAGCAGYAEKVPTGAGSVAGMALDPVAVAASNNPILTTLTAAVSGKLNPKVDLVDTLNGGEFTVFAPVDDAFAKIDAATIETLKTDDALLSKILTYHVVPGQITPDKIAGTHATVQGGSVTVTGSKDALMVDGASVICGGVQTKNATVYLIDSVLMPK, from the coding sequence ATGCAGTCATTCAAGCGCACATCCCTCACCGTCGCAGGCGTTGCAGCTGCAGCCCTGTTGAGCCTCACCGCTTGCGGTGGAACCGCGACAACAACCCCGAGCTCCTCGGCTCCGGCCGCCGCACCGTCAGCAACGAAGATGGCCCCGTCACCGTCCGCCAGTGCCAAAGCCATGGATCCGGCCGCAAACCTCGTTGGCGCAGGCTGCGCCGGCTACGCAGAGAAGGTCCCCACCGGGGCAGGCTCGGTTGCCGGCATGGCACTTGACCCGGTAGCGGTCGCGGCATCCAACAACCCCATCCTGACCACCCTCACGGCAGCTGTCTCCGGCAAGCTGAACCCGAAGGTTGACCTGGTTGACACCCTTAACGGTGGCGAGTTCACGGTCTTCGCTCCGGTGGATGACGCCTTCGCCAAGATCGATGCCGCCACCATCGAAACGCTCAAGACGGACGATGCCCTGCTGAGCAAGATCCTGACCTACCACGTGGTCCCCGGCCAGATCACCCCGGACAAGATCGCCGGCACACACGCCACGGTCCAGGGCGGATCGGTCACCGTGACCGGCAGCAAGGACGCCCTCATGGTTGATGGCGCCAGCGTGATCTGCGGCGGCGTCCAGACCAAGAACGCCACCGTTTACCTGATCGACTCGGTGCTGATGCCCAAGTAG
- the bcp gene encoding thioredoxin-dependent thiol peroxidase: MADRLLTGDVAPGFTLKDSSGKDVNLASGHSGSTIVYFYPAAATPGCTKQACDFRDSLASFTSAGYRVLGVSPDSVNKLAAFAANEELSFPLLSDEDHAVAEAYGAWGEKKNYGRTYEGLIRSTVVIDPEGKVALAQYNVRATGHVAKLRRDLKLDE, translated from the coding sequence GTGGCTGACAGACTCTTGACCGGCGACGTGGCGCCCGGCTTCACCCTGAAGGATTCGTCGGGTAAAGACGTCAACCTGGCTTCCGGCCACAGCGGCAGCACCATCGTGTATTTCTACCCAGCCGCCGCCACCCCCGGCTGCACGAAACAGGCCTGCGATTTCCGCGACAGCCTGGCATCCTTCACGTCGGCCGGTTATCGGGTCCTGGGCGTCTCCCCCGATTCCGTGAACAAACTTGCTGCCTTTGCCGCCAACGAGGAGCTGAGCTTTCCGCTGCTTTCAGACGAGGACCATGCCGTGGCCGAGGCCTATGGCGCCTGGGGCGAAAAGAAAAACTACGGGCGGACCTATGAAGGACTCATCCGCAGCACTGTGGTGATCGATCCCGAGGGCAAGGTGGCGCTGGCCCAATACAACGTCCGGGCCACCGGCCACGTGGCAAAACTGCGGCGCGACCTCAAACTCGACGAATAA
- a CDS encoding MarR family winged helix-turn-helix transcriptional regulator — translation MDRWPTGRLLSTAARLVEHSWNEKLSAIGLTHAGVIAIEVLSAQGPMTQAQLAQYVRVQAQTMGKTLSRLESHGHIARVRSTSDRRSQVVSLTDSGREAAAAAVEMERSVLAAATIDPDALRQELQAVVRELASQFASPSTRALVDGAPLS, via the coding sequence ATGGATCGCTGGCCCACTGGGCGCCTATTGTCCACTGCGGCACGCCTCGTAGAACACTCCTGGAACGAAAAGCTAAGCGCCATCGGACTGACGCACGCCGGCGTGATCGCTATCGAAGTCCTCTCAGCACAGGGGCCGATGACACAGGCCCAACTCGCCCAATATGTGCGCGTTCAGGCCCAGACCATGGGTAAAACCCTGAGCCGGTTGGAGTCCCACGGCCACATTGCCCGCGTCCGCAGCACCTCGGACCGCCGCAGCCAGGTGGTGTCCCTCACGGACAGCGGACGGGAAGCCGCAGCCGCAGCCGTTGAGATGGAACGCTCGGTGCTTGCCGCGGCAACTATTGACCCTGACGCCCTGCGGCAGGAGCTCCAGGCTGTGGTCAGGGAGCTGGCCAGCCAGTTCGCCTCGCCGTCAACCCGCGCCCTGGTGGACGGTGCCCCGCTCAGCTAG
- a CDS encoding family 16 glycosylhydrolase: MRKHLVALGVAAIFLAGCSGPSTQPAVTEAAPAATSASATPTPTTPTTGSAATDLNWGTPTAGDEFNYTGAPDAAKWSVYNSAGHAGNGIRSPQQVTVDGSKMVMTGTPDGTTAGMSAKFARQTYGRWEVRAAGSGDNEYHMVSILWPDSGNWPCDGEVNYAETMGDWNVIKFFHHYGCSNSLTSASKALDVGEFHNYAVDWSPNGMVGYIDGVKWFEDNNSAHQPPGSMHQTLQLDWFPDSTANGAGEMRVDWVRVYAAADTTLTLPQSGESFEFAATGDINPAGNTSATSHSGKNAASIIAGLNDGSLDNFFALGDFQYDNGTCTALEAYNQLWGPAKAKTYWTAGPNHDVEPGENDDVDRYMDGQCVSTVKSATSSDVVRFQDALDWYSFDKGNWHILVAPTATWRYNATRAQAMTSEMDANLKAAKAAGKHLAVIYHDPYFTSNTSSHTRFLKAKPWIDVFWANRVRVLLSGSQHNYERTCPINNEDQCVADGMQQFQVSTGGIGLRAFTSSPSYVQRKFSDTWGHLRMSLKADGSYTWDFRPVSGGMQTDSGSRSNG; the protein is encoded by the coding sequence ATGCGGAAACACTTGGTCGCCCTTGGGGTGGCGGCAATCTTCCTGGCCGGCTGCTCGGGCCCTTCAACTCAACCGGCAGTAACGGAGGCGGCGCCGGCCGCCACATCAGCATCAGCCACGCCGACGCCTACTACGCCAACGACAGGCTCGGCCGCGACAGATCTGAACTGGGGCACGCCGACCGCTGGCGACGAGTTCAATTACACCGGCGCACCGGACGCCGCGAAGTGGTCCGTGTACAACAGTGCCGGGCACGCGGGGAATGGCATTCGGAGTCCCCAGCAGGTCACGGTAGACGGTTCCAAAATGGTCATGACTGGAACACCGGACGGCACGACCGCTGGAATGAGCGCGAAGTTTGCGCGGCAGACGTACGGCCGGTGGGAGGTCCGCGCGGCAGGATCGGGTGACAATGAGTACCACATGGTGTCGATCCTGTGGCCGGATAGTGGGAATTGGCCGTGTGACGGCGAAGTTAACTACGCGGAGACGATGGGTGACTGGAACGTCATCAAGTTCTTCCACCACTATGGATGTTCGAACTCATTGACGTCGGCGTCCAAGGCTCTGGACGTTGGTGAGTTCCACAACTACGCGGTTGACTGGTCTCCGAATGGGATGGTCGGCTACATCGATGGGGTGAAGTGGTTTGAGGACAACAACTCCGCGCACCAGCCTCCCGGCTCGATGCACCAGACACTACAACTGGACTGGTTCCCAGACAGCACTGCGAACGGCGCTGGCGAGATGCGAGTGGATTGGGTTCGCGTCTATGCGGCAGCCGATACTACTCTAACTCTGCCGCAATCCGGTGAGTCGTTTGAGTTCGCCGCCACCGGGGATATAAACCCTGCGGGTAACACGTCGGCCACGTCGCACAGTGGTAAGAACGCGGCTAGTATCATCGCCGGTCTCAACGACGGTTCGCTGGACAACTTCTTTGCGCTGGGCGATTTCCAGTATGACAACGGCACCTGTACCGCGCTCGAGGCTTACAACCAGTTATGGGGTCCGGCTAAGGCCAAGACGTACTGGACCGCTGGCCCGAATCATGATGTTGAACCCGGCGAGAATGACGACGTTGACCGGTACATGGATGGGCAGTGCGTTTCCACGGTGAAGAGCGCGACCAGCTCCGATGTTGTACGGTTCCAAGACGCTCTTGATTGGTATTCGTTCGACAAGGGTAACTGGCACATTCTTGTAGCGCCTACGGCCACATGGCGTTATAACGCTACGCGGGCGCAAGCGATGACCTCGGAGATGGATGCCAACCTGAAAGCGGCGAAGGCCGCTGGAAAGCATCTGGCGGTTATCTACCATGATCCGTATTTCACCAGCAACACATCGAGCCATACCCGCTTCCTTAAGGCGAAGCCGTGGATTGACGTGTTCTGGGCGAACCGCGTTCGTGTGTTGCTGTCCGGCTCACAGCACAATTATGAGCGGACCTGCCCGATAAACAACGAGGACCAGTGCGTTGCGGACGGGATGCAGCAATTTCAGGTGTCCACTGGTGGAATCGGCCTCCGGGCGTTTACCAGCAGCCCCTCTTATGTGCAGCGGAAGTTTAGCGACACCTGGGGTCACCTACGGATGAGCCTCAAGGCTGATGGCTCTTATACGTGGGATTTCCGTCCCGTGTCTGGCGGAATGCAGACTGACAGCGGGTCTCGAAGCAATGGCTAA
- a CDS encoding PQQ-dependent sugar dehydrogenase, with the protein MRKLPASGLPGGPVSDRTQASFRASAAAKPTAGAFVVCLAVLLSGCTGDATDAPTGSITGTGTSTGNGIGTGPGNATPPEVVARLDLQLDIPWAAVFLPNGTAIISERDSAQLKAVRDGKAATIGQVPGVAPGGEGGLLGLALSPGFPSDNYLYLYFTSAQDNRIARLKLMEQPDGSLDLGDPEMVFSGIPKASTHNGGRIRFGPDGFLYVGTGDSQRREQPQDRNALGGKILRLTPEGDPAPGNPFGNAVYSLGHRNVQGLAWDSAGRLWSSEFGPDVNDELNLIEPGANYGWPAVTGAPHREGYRDAKVVWPSTADSSPSGLEIAGSTAYLGALRGQRLWTVSLSGEEASAPVAYFTREYGRIRDVIRTPDGGFWLLTNNKNPDFVLVLAPHG; encoded by the coding sequence ATGCGGAAGCTGCCGGCTTCCGGGCTCCCCGGCGGACCCGTATCTGACCGGACGCAAGCATCCTTTCGGGCCTCCGCGGCGGCCAAGCCCACCGCGGGCGCCTTCGTAGTGTGCCTGGCCGTTCTGCTGTCGGGCTGCACGGGGGACGCCACCGATGCCCCCACCGGCAGCATCACAGGAACCGGGACCAGCACAGGAAACGGGATCGGGACCGGCCCGGGTAACGCCACGCCGCCGGAGGTCGTGGCGCGGCTCGATCTCCAGCTCGACATTCCCTGGGCCGCGGTATTCCTGCCGAACGGGACCGCCATCATCTCCGAGCGAGACTCAGCTCAGCTGAAGGCTGTCCGTGATGGCAAGGCGGCCACCATCGGCCAGGTCCCCGGCGTTGCTCCTGGCGGTGAGGGAGGCTTGCTGGGATTAGCCCTCTCCCCCGGCTTTCCGTCCGACAACTACCTTTACCTGTACTTCACCTCGGCACAGGACAACCGCATCGCCCGGCTGAAGCTGATGGAACAGCCTGACGGATCCCTAGACCTTGGCGACCCCGAGATGGTCTTTTCCGGAATCCCGAAGGCATCAACCCACAATGGCGGCCGGATCCGCTTCGGCCCGGACGGGTTCCTGTACGTGGGCACAGGCGACTCCCAGCGCCGCGAACAGCCACAGGACCGCAACGCTCTGGGCGGGAAGATCCTGCGGCTGACTCCGGAGGGTGACCCCGCACCTGGCAACCCTTTCGGCAATGCCGTGTACAGCCTGGGGCACCGAAACGTCCAAGGACTGGCGTGGGACAGTGCCGGCCGGCTCTGGTCCAGCGAGTTCGGCCCGGACGTCAACGACGAGCTCAACCTCATCGAGCCGGGAGCCAACTACGGCTGGCCCGCAGTAACCGGCGCACCGCACCGGGAGGGGTACCGCGACGCGAAGGTGGTTTGGCCTTCGACGGCGGACTCCTCACCCAGCGGCCTGGAAATTGCCGGGTCGACGGCCTACCTCGGCGCCCTGCGCGGCCAACGCCTCTGGACGGTGTCCTTGTCCGGCGAGGAGGCAAGCGCTCCTGTGGCCTATTTCACACGCGAATACGGCAGGATCCGGGACGTCATCCGGACTCCCGACGGCGGCTTCTGGCTGCTCACCAACAACAAAAACCCTGATTTTGTGCTAGTTCTGGCCCCTCACGGCTGA